The following are encoded together in the Bubalus kerabau isolate K-KA32 ecotype Philippines breed swamp buffalo chromosome 3, PCC_UOA_SB_1v2, whole genome shotgun sequence genome:
- the RNF39 gene encoding RING finger protein 39 — protein MEASELLGPGLVERLEQLATCPLCGGPFEDPVLLACEHSFCRACLARRWGTPPATGPETPPTACPCCGLPCPRRSLRSNVRLAVEVRISRGLREKLAEPGARAGKRRGGRIPTMGCLDPQGEDMKMTWRRFDAPTPKASNSEDELPEDYPVVKNMLHRLTADLTLDPGTAHRRLLVSEDRRSVRLAPPGTPAPPDGPARFDQLPAVLGAQGFGAGRHCWEVETADAASRGDSSGEDEDDGESLYALGAAGESVRRKGRVGLCPAGAVWAVEGRGSRLWALTAPEPTPLGGARPPPRRIRVDLDWERGRVAFYDGRSLDLLFAFQAPGPLGERVFPLLCTRDARAQLRIVPAEG, from the exons ATGGAGGCGTCCGAGCTTCTGGGACCGGGGCTGGTGGAGCGTCTGGAGCAGCTGGCGACGTGCCCGCTGTGCGGGGGTCCCTTCGAGGACCCGGTGCTCCTGGCGTGTGAGCACAGCTTCTGCCGCGCGTGCCTGGCCCGCCGCTGGGGGACCCCGCCTGCGACCGGCCCCGAGACGCCCCCCACCGCCTGTCCGTGCTGCGGCCTGCCGTGCCCCCGCCGCAGCCTGAGGTCTAACGTGCGGCTGGCGGTGGAGGTGCGCATCAGCCGCGGGCTGCGGGAGAAGctggccgagcccggggcccgcGCTGGGAAACGCCGAGGCGGGCGCATCCCTACCATGGGCTGCCTGGACCCGCAGGGAGAG GATATGAAGATGACATGGAGAAG GTTTGATGCCCCAACACCCAAGGCATCTAACTCAGAGGATGAGCTCCCTGAAGATTACCCAGTGGTCAAAAACATGCTTCACAGACTGACGG CCGACCTGACCTTGGATCCTGGCACCGCACACCGCCGCCTGCTCGTCTCTGAGGACCGCCGCAGCGTCCGACTGGCCCCACCGGGGACACCGGCGCCCCCCGATGGCCCGGCGCGCTTCGATCAGCTTCCAGCGGTGCTGGGCGCGCAAGGCTTCGGGGCTGGCCGCCACTGCTGGGAGGTGGAGACCGCGGACGCCGCCTCCCGAGGAGACTCTTCCGGAGAGGATGAGGACGATGGGGAGAGCCTCTACGCCCTGGGCGCGGCCGGGGAGTCGGTGCGACGCAAGGGCCGAGTAGGGCTGTGCCCCGCGGGGGCCGTGTGGGCCGTGGAGGGCCGCGGCAGCCGGCTGTGGGCGCTCACCGCCCCAGAGCCCACCCCGCTGGGCGGTGCCAGGCCCCCGCCGCGGCGCATCCGTGTGGACTTGGACTGGGAGAGGGGCCGTGTGGCCTTCTACGACGGCCGCTCCCTCGACTTGCTTTTCGCCTTCCAGGCGCCCGGTCCCCTCGGGGAGCGCGTCTTCCCGCTGCTGTGCACCCGCGACGCCCGCGCCCAGCTCCGCATCGTGCCTGCGGAAGGCTGA
- the PPP1R11 gene encoding E3 ubiquitin-protein ligase PPP1R11 isoform X1 — MAEAGAGLSETVTETTVTVTTEPENRSLTIKLRKRKPEKKVEWTSDTVDNEHMGRRSSKCCCIYEKPRAFGESSTESDDEEEEGCGHTHCVRGHRKGRRHATPGPSPTTPPQPPDPSQPPPGPMQH, encoded by the exons ATGGCGGAGGCAGGGGCCGGGCTGAGTGAGACCGTCACTGAGACAACGGTTACCGTGACAACGGAGCCC GAGAACCGGAGCCTAACCATCAAACTTCGGAAACGGAAGCCAGAGAAAAAGGTGGAATGGACGAGTGACACTGTGGACAATGAACACATGGGCCGCCGCTCATCAAAAT GCTGCTGTATTTATGAGAAACCTCGGGCCTTTGGCGAGAGCTCCACAGAGAGTGATGACGAGGAAGAGGAGGGCTGTGGTCATACACACTGTGTGCGGGGCCACCGCAAAGGACGGCGTCATGCAACCCCGGGACCAAgccccaccacccctccccagcctcctgacccctcccagccccctccagGGCCAATGCAGCACTAA
- the PPP1R11 gene encoding E3 ubiquitin-protein ligase PPP1R11 isoform X2 produces the protein MVVSENRSLTIKLRKRKPEKKVEWTSDTVDNEHMGRRSSKCCCIYEKPRAFGESSTESDDEEEEGCGHTHCVRGHRKGRRHATPGPSPTTPPQPPDPSQPPPGPMQH, from the exons ATGGTGGTGTCT GAGAACCGGAGCCTAACCATCAAACTTCGGAAACGGAAGCCAGAGAAAAAGGTGGAATGGACGAGTGACACTGTGGACAATGAACACATGGGCCGCCGCTCATCAAAAT GCTGCTGTATTTATGAGAAACCTCGGGCCTTTGGCGAGAGCTCCACAGAGAGTGATGACGAGGAAGAGGAGGGCTGTGGTCATACACACTGTGTGCGGGGCCACCGCAAAGGACGGCGTCATGCAACCCCGGGACCAAgccccaccacccctccccagcctcctgacccctcccagccccctccagGGCCAATGCAGCACTAA